The Pyrococcus horikoshii OT3 genome includes a window with the following:
- a CDS encoding DUF257 family protein, whose translation MRESPVANLWEKTKFGESILIEFNSVSFPSFGVYSLINWAKEKGYNIVVVDVLDTLKIYMGHEKIAGLDTGIIDDVTVIKIGGRIEIGKILARILITEEKLLENELTRLCKEIKKEKTIIIILGIEKVLSLYSTYTLDVLSLINFILSFIGEEWKKSFYFINVDMMSHLPFPVLQLLEEFATTVIKIVKKGSVLHYTVLKALNVELDGFEGRVNLKALKNHEDFVS comes from the coding sequence GTGAGAGAGAGTCCAGTAGCCAACCTCTGGGAAAAGACAAAATTTGGAGAAAGCATTTTAATAGAGTTTAATAGTGTAAGTTTTCCATCCTTTGGAGTTTATAGTCTTATAAATTGGGCAAAAGAAAAAGGGTACAATATAGTCGTTGTGGATGTTCTTGATACTCTGAAGATTTATATGGGTCATGAAAAGATTGCCGGCCTCGATACTGGCATAATTGATGATGTTACCGTAATTAAGATTGGTGGAAGGATTGAGATTGGGAAAATTTTAGCTAGAATTCTGATTACTGAGGAGAAATTACTGGAAAATGAGCTGACGAGGCTGTGTAAGGAAATTAAAAAGGAAAAGACGATAATCATAATTTTAGGAATTGAAAAAGTCCTGTCATTGTACTCTACATATACCCTCGATGTTTTGAGTCTCATAAACTTCATACTAAGCTTTATTGGTGAAGAATGGAAGAAATCATTCTATTTCATAAACGTAGACATGATGAGTCATCTTCCATTTCCAGTTCTCCAATTGCTTGAAGAATTCGCTACGACAGTAATTAAAATCGTGAAGAAAGGTTCGGTTTTACACTATACTGTTCTTAAGGCCCTAAACGTTGAGCTAGATGGATTTGAGGGAAGGGTTAATTTAAAAGCGTTAAAAAATCATGAAGATTTTGTTAGCTAA
- a CDS encoding DUF257 family protein, which yields MSEVSIFDIWKGTKFGESVLMEFDSLSFSPLGVYSLAYWARMKGFKVSVVDVLDTLKIYLSYAKMIGLGTSIANDIEVIKLGGRIDSGNVSTRIPITEEKVMEKELMKLYPHEDNEKTIVIVLGIEKFLALWCKLLPDILSFLNFMLSFVGEEWMKSFYFINVDLMKDFSFPALSMLEELSTTVVEISKRGPVLHYIVRKALNPEIDSLEGEIHIKELISEIENPIES from the coding sequence ATGTCAGAGGTTTCAATATTTGATATTTGGAAAGGTACGAAGTTTGGGGAAAGTGTCCTAATGGAATTTGATAGTCTCAGCTTTTCGCCTCTTGGGGTCTATAGTCTGGCCTACTGGGCAAGAATGAAGGGATTTAAGGTCAGCGTTGTTGATGTTCTTGACACGTTGAAGATCTATCTAAGCTATGCAAAAATGATCGGACTTGGTACAAGTATAGCAAATGATATAGAGGTGATAAAGCTCGGTGGGAGAATAGATAGTGGTAATGTTTCAACTAGAATTCCAATTACCGAGGAAAAAGTAATGGAAAAAGAACTAATGAAGTTATATCCTCATGAGGATAATGAAAAAACAATAGTAATTGTTCTAGGGATTGAAAAATTCCTAGCATTATGGTGTAAACTTCTACCAGATATTTTAAGCTTTTTGAACTTTATGTTAAGCTTTGTTGGTGAAGAATGGATGAAATCATTCTACTTTATAAACGTGGATTTAATGAAGGATTTCTCGTTTCCTGCTCTCTCAATGCTCGAGGAGCTTTCCACGACGGTAGTCGAAATATCTAAAAGAGGTCCAGTTCTTCACTATATAGTACGTAAGGCCTTAAACCCAGAAATAGACTCTCTTGAAGGTGAAATTCACATAAAAGAGTTAATATCTGAGATTGAAAACCCAATAGAATCTTAA
- a CDS encoding MogA/MoaB family molybdenum cofactor biosynthesis protein: MGVEEHRREAPKTFKFGVITVSDKGSKGEREDKSGPLIIEELSKLGEHVYYKIVPDDKIEILIALFEAIKSGADVVVTTGGTGITRRDVTIESIKPLFDKELSFGEMFRVKSYEEVGYAAVLTRATAGVIRGQERSVIVFSLPGSVNAVKTGLEIIKSEVYHILKHARE, translated from the coding sequence ATGGGCGTTGAAGAGCATAGGAGGGAAGCCCCGAAAACTTTCAAATTTGGAGTTATAACGGTAAGTGACAAGGGTTCCAAGGGAGAAAGGGAGGATAAAAGCGGCCCTCTCATAATAGAAGAGCTTTCGAAGCTGGGAGAGCACGTTTACTATAAAATAGTGCCTGACGATAAAATTGAAATACTCATAGCTCTTTTTGAAGCGATAAAGAGTGGAGCAGACGTAGTTGTAACGACGGGAGGGACTGGAATAACGAGGAGGGATGTTACGATAGAATCCATAAAACCACTCTTTGACAAAGAGTTGAGCTTTGGTGAGATGTTTAGGGTGAAAAGTTATGAGGAGGTTGGATATGCCGCTGTCTTAACGAGGGCTACTGCAGGCGTTATAAGGGGGCAAGAAAGATCCGTAATTGTATTCTCCCTTCCCGGAAGCGTTAATGCGGTGAAAACTGGATTGGAGATAATAAAGAGTGAGGTGTATCACATCCTAAAGCATGCCAGGGAATAA
- a CDS encoding metal ABC transporter solute-binding protein, Zn/Mn family → MKKILTFVVIILLFAQPVISQEKHKPVVVTSLPSIASIIREALGDSVEIIYLVPPGVEPHQYQLSPDQIALLRKADVIVTTGHLPAEMKVLELKKSGEIPGVVLSIEDYERYGFRYLPERWYTGKNNPHGIWLDPRNALAIAEATGDALVELHPELKDVIRNNLRRFEDKINVVIESYSGILAGKKAIIELPSQQYTLEWLGIEVVDSIKPEAEVPAKSVDSITPSADVVVYDEATPQTLKDASRKLSERLGIPLANVTILWVKENYSTVLIENTKSIIKAMSEKGGVVVKTESSDVAKYSIISLIVGIVVGVSIGIVIKRCPVL, encoded by the coding sequence ATGAAAAAGATATTAACCTTTGTCGTTATAATCCTTCTTTTCGCTCAACCAGTGATCTCCCAGGAAAAACACAAGCCCGTTGTTGTAACTAGCCTTCCTTCAATCGCTTCAATAATAAGGGAAGCGTTAGGGGATAGCGTTGAGATTATCTATTTAGTTCCTCCCGGAGTTGAGCCCCATCAGTACCAACTCTCACCAGATCAGATCGCCTTGTTGAGGAAGGCCGACGTTATAGTCACGACGGGACACTTACCGGCCGAGATGAAGGTTCTCGAATTAAAGAAGAGCGGTGAAATCCCTGGGGTAGTTCTGAGTATCGAGGATTATGAAAGGTACGGATTTCGCTATCTTCCCGAGAGGTGGTACACCGGAAAGAATAATCCGCATGGGATTTGGCTTGATCCCAGGAACGCCTTAGCGATAGCCGAAGCAACTGGGGATGCCTTAGTTGAACTCCACCCTGAGCTTAAGGATGTGATAAGGAACAACCTAAGAAGGTTTGAGGATAAGATTAACGTAGTAATTGAATCTTACTCTGGGATCTTAGCTGGAAAGAAAGCTATTATCGAGTTACCTTCACAGCAATACACCTTAGAATGGCTGGGGATTGAAGTAGTGGATTCGATAAAGCCGGAAGCAGAGGTTCCAGCAAAGAGCGTTGACTCGATAACCCCTAGTGCAGATGTAGTAGTTTACGATGAAGCAACTCCTCAAACCCTCAAGGATGCATCGAGGAAGCTTTCTGAAAGATTGGGAATTCCCTTGGCTAACGTAACCATCTTGTGGGTGAAGGAAAACTACTCCACGGTTCTCATCGAGAATACAAAGTCGATAATAAAAGCGATGAGCGAGAAAGGAGGAGTTGTAGTTAAGACCGAGAGTAGCGACGTTGCCAAGTATTCCATAATCTCACTCATAGTTGGCATCGTTGTCGGGGTTTCCATAGGTATAGTGATAAAGAGGTGTCCTGTTCTATAA
- a CDS encoding redox-regulated ATPase YchF: MEIGVVGKPNVGKSTFFSAATLVDVEIANYPFTTIEANVGVTYAITDHPCKELGCSPNPQNYEYRNGLALIPVKMVDVAGLVPGAHEGRGLGNKFLDDLRMASALIHVVDATGKTDPEGQPTDYHDPVEDIEFLEREIDYWIYGILSKGWDKFAKRIKLQKIKLESAIAEHLSGIGVNENDVWEAMHKLNLPEDPTKWSQDDLLAFASEIRRVNKPMVIAANKADAASDEQIKRLVREEEKRGYIVIPTSAAAELTLRKAAKAGFIEYIPGASEFKVLRDMSEKQKRALMVIKEKVLDRFGSTGVQEVINRVVFDLLKLIPVYPVHDENKLTDQFGNVLPHVFLMKKGSTPRDLAFKVHTDLGKGFLYAINARTKRRVGEDYELQFNDIVKIVSVTR, translated from the coding sequence ATGGAGATAGGTGTCGTTGGAAAGCCCAACGTTGGGAAGTCAACTTTCTTTTCTGCGGCAACCTTGGTCGACGTTGAGATAGCGAATTACCCATTCACCACAATAGAGGCCAATGTGGGGGTTACCTACGCTATAACCGATCATCCCTGCAAGGAACTTGGTTGCTCTCCAAATCCTCAGAACTATGAATACAGGAACGGATTAGCCCTAATTCCTGTTAAGATGGTAGATGTTGCGGGCTTGGTTCCTGGGGCCCACGAGGGAAGGGGGTTAGGTAATAAGTTCCTTGATGACTTGAGAATGGCATCAGCGTTAATCCACGTGGTTGATGCAACGGGTAAAACTGATCCTGAGGGTCAACCAACGGATTATCACGATCCTGTTGAGGATATAGAGTTCCTGGAGAGGGAGATAGACTACTGGATATATGGGATACTTAGCAAGGGTTGGGATAAGTTCGCGAAGAGGATAAAACTCCAGAAAATTAAACTTGAGAGTGCGATAGCCGAGCATTTAAGCGGAATAGGGGTTAATGAAAACGACGTTTGGGAGGCTATGCATAAGCTGAACCTTCCGGAGGATCCTACCAAGTGGAGTCAAGATGACCTGTTAGCTTTCGCATCCGAGATAAGGAGGGTGAACAAGCCGATGGTAATAGCTGCTAACAAAGCGGATGCCGCTAGCGATGAACAGATAAAAAGGCTTGTACGGGAGGAGGAAAAGAGGGGATACATAGTTATCCCAACTTCGGCTGCTGCTGAGTTAACCCTGAGGAAGGCCGCGAAAGCAGGGTTCATAGAGTACATCCCAGGGGCTTCAGAGTTTAAGGTGCTCAGGGATATGAGCGAGAAGCAGAAGAGAGCTTTAATGGTGATAAAGGAGAAGGTTTTAGATAGGTTCGGCTCCACGGGAGTTCAGGAAGTTATAAACAGGGTTGTGTTCGATCTGCTGAAGCTGATCCCGGTTTATCCAGTTCACGACGAGAATAAGTTAACGGATCAGTTCGGTAACGTTCTACCGCACGTGTTCCTAATGAAGAAGGGTTCGACACCTAGGGATCTAGCCTTTAAAGTCCACACGGATCTCGGTAAGGGCTTCCTATATGCTATAAATGCGAGAACCAAGAGGAGGGTTGGGGAGGATTATGAGCTCCAGTTCAATGATATAGTGAAGATCGTATCCGTGACTAGGTAG
- the pfdA gene encoding prefoldin subunit alpha, whose product MAQNNKELEKLAYEYQVLQAQAQILAQNLELLNLAKAEVQTVRETLENLKKIEEEKPEILVPIGAGSFLKGVIVDKNNAIVSVGSGYAVERSIDEAISFLEKRLKEYDEAIKKTQGALAELEKRIGEVARKAQEVQQKQSMTSFKVKK is encoded by the coding sequence ATGGCTCAGAACAATAAGGAGTTAGAAAAGCTCGCGTACGAGTACCAGGTTTTACAAGCTCAAGCCCAAATCTTAGCCCAGAACCTTGAGCTTTTGAACTTGGCCAAGGCGGAAGTTCAAACTGTTAGGGAGACGCTGGAGAACTTAAAAAAGATAGAGGAGGAGAAGCCCGAAATACTAGTCCCAATAGGGGCTGGTTCATTTTTAAAGGGGGTAATAGTGGATAAGAACAACGCAATAGTGAGCGTGGGCTCAGGTTACGCAGTGGAGAGGAGTATAGATGAAGCCATAAGCTTCCTGGAGAAGAGACTTAAAGAGTATGACGAAGCCATTAAGAAGACACAGGGAGCATTAGCGGAACTAGAAAAGAGGATCGGGGAGGTAGCAAGGAAGGCCCAGGAGGTACAGCAAAAGCAAAGTATGACGAGCTTTAAGGTTAAGAAGTAG
- the rpl18a gene encoding 50S ribosomal protein L18Ae: MEVKVFRVSGYFEKDGRKFKFTKEYRALKEEHVKELVYSDIGSRHKVKRRKIFIKEIREIKPEEAEDIVVRRLSLEL, from the coding sequence ATGGAGGTTAAGGTCTTCCGCGTCTCAGGCTACTTTGAGAAGGATGGAAGGAAGTTCAAGTTCACCAAGGAGTACAGGGCCCTCAAGGAGGAGCACGTCAAGGAGTTAGTTTATTCCGACATAGGGAGCAGGCACAAGGTAAAGAGGAGGAAAATATTCATAAAGGAGATCAGGGAAATTAAGCCTGAGGAAGCGGAAGATATAGTAGTTAGGAGGCTCAGCCTCGAACTCTAA
- a CDS encoding translation initiation factor IF-6 produces MHIERLDFENSPYLGVFGVATDRVVLIREGLQEKKLEVIRETLKVPVIEVSVMKSRIIGTLATGNSNAIILPWYVWDAEIERIKKALSEYGIDMEVVPFRSKYTALGNLILTNDKAALVSAKFSRKEAQEIGEILGVEVERGVIAGLHAVGSAGVVTNKGGLVHPETSDEELEWLSDLFKVDVYVGTANMGVPYVGTCMLANSNGVVVGHLTTGPEIVKIEEALGFV; encoded by the coding sequence ATGCACATTGAGAGGCTCGACTTTGAGAACTCACCGTATTTGGGTGTATTTGGTGTAGCAACCGATAGGGTAGTCCTTATTAGGGAAGGATTACAGGAGAAGAAGTTGGAGGTAATTAGGGAAACCCTTAAGGTTCCCGTAATAGAGGTCAGCGTAATGAAGTCAAGGATAATAGGAACACTCGCAACCGGGAACTCTAATGCTATAATACTCCCATGGTATGTCTGGGATGCAGAAATCGAGAGGATAAAGAAAGCGTTAAGCGAATACGGAATCGATATGGAAGTCGTCCCATTCAGGAGCAAGTATACGGCCCTGGGAAACTTAATACTGACCAACGATAAAGCGGCCCTAGTTAGTGCTAAGTTTTCCAGGAAGGAGGCCCAGGAGATAGGGGAGATACTAGGAGTTGAAGTGGAGAGAGGGGTAATAGCTGGCCTTCATGCAGTTGGGAGTGCTGGAGTAGTTACAAATAAGGGAGGCCTCGTCCACCCAGAAACCAGCGATGAGGAATTGGAGTGGCTTTCTGATTTATTTAAAGTTGACGTCTACGTTGGAACAGCTAACATGGGAGTTCCCTACGTTGGGACTTGCATGTTGGCTAATTCGAATGGGGTTGTTGTTGGTCACTTAACTACGGGTCCCGAGATAGTTAAGATTGAAGAGGCCTTAGGATTCGTCTAA
- a CDS encoding 50S ribosomal protein L31e, with the protein MIKPGEEVIFTVPIRKVKKIVPRWKRAPRAVKFVREFIARHAKAQEVIISTKVNEKIWERGIEKPPSKLRVKVRVEEEEREGGKVRIAYVDLA; encoded by the coding sequence ATGATCAAGCCCGGAGAAGAGGTTATATTCACGGTTCCAATTAGGAAGGTAAAGAAGATAGTGCCGAGATGGAAGAGGGCCCCAAGAGCAGTGAAGTTCGTTAGGGAGTTCATAGCCAGACACGCAAAGGCCCAGGAAGTGATAATAAGCACGAAGGTTAACGAGAAGATCTGGGAGAGGGGAATAGAAAAACCCCCAAGCAAGCTTAGGGTTAAGGTCAGGGTTGAGGAGGAAGAAAGGGAGGGGGGTAAGGTCAGGATAGCCTACGTTGACCTTGCCTGA
- a CDS encoding 50S ribosomal protein L39e, with translation MARNKPLAKKLRLAKAMKQNRRVPVWVIVRTNRRVLTHPKRRHWRRTKLKE, from the coding sequence ATGGCGAGGAACAAGCCCCTAGCAAAAAAGCTCAGGCTTGCCAAGGCCATGAAGCAGAACAGGAGAGTACCGGTTTGGGTTATCGTTAGGACGAATAGGAGGGTTTTAACGCATCCGAAGAGGAGACACTGGAGAAGGACAAAGCTTAAGGAGTGA